Proteins from a single region of Gammaproteobacteria bacterium:
- the lpdA gene encoding dihydrolipoyl dehydrogenase — protein sequence MKDRYDVIVIGAGPAGYVAAIRAAQLGKSVACVDDWTNPAGESALGGTCLNAGCIPSKVLLEASEVYDKARHEFADYGVRVEGIGLDLEAMMARKDRVVSELTRGIASLFEANGIQRIEGRGKLLSGCRVEVTSLRLNVAVVLEAEYVILAAGSKPARLAVAPLHEDLIVDSTGALAFASVPKRLGVIGAGVIGLELGAVWRRLGSEVILLEAQPDFLSMCDRQIAQEALRQYRKQGLDIRLGARVTACALEGGRVDIDYQDGEGEHREVVDRLIVAVGRQPNTDGLCAPDAGLLLDNGGFVHVDEQCRTNLPGVYAIGDLVRGPMLAHKGSEEGIMVAELIAGHRAQVNYATIPSVIYTRPEIAWAGLTEQALKAADRPYRAGVFPFAANGRARALGETGGFIKVLADAATDRILGVHMIGAHCSELLAGAVIAMEFGASSEDLAATMFAHPTLSEALHEAALDVGGLAIHRASPRKVRREE from the coding sequence ATGAAAGACCGTTATGATGTCATCGTGATCGGCGCCGGGCCGGCGGGTTACGTGGCCGCGATCCGCGCCGCGCAGCTCGGCAAGTCGGTCGCCTGCGTCGACGACTGGACCAATCCGGCGGGCGAGAGCGCGCTCGGCGGCACCTGCCTCAACGCCGGCTGCATCCCGTCCAAGGTGCTGCTCGAGGCCTCGGAGGTCTACGACAAGGCGCGCCATGAATTCGCGGACTACGGCGTCCGCGTCGAGGGCATCGGGCTCGACCTCGAGGCGATGATGGCGCGCAAGGACCGCGTCGTCTCCGAACTCACGCGCGGCATCGCAAGCCTGTTCGAGGCCAACGGCATCCAGCGCATCGAGGGGCGCGGCAAGCTGCTGTCCGGCTGCCGCGTGGAGGTTACGTCCCTGCGTCTGAACGTCGCGGTCGTGCTCGAGGCCGAATACGTCATCCTGGCGGCCGGATCGAAGCCCGCCCGGCTCGCCGTCGCACCCTTGCACGAAGACCTCATCGTCGATTCCACCGGCGCGCTCGCATTCGCATCCGTGCCGAAACGCCTCGGCGTCATCGGCGCCGGCGTCATCGGACTCGAACTCGGCGCCGTCTGGCGCCGCCTCGGTTCCGAGGTGATATTGCTCGAGGCGCAGCCGGACTTCCTGTCGATGTGCGACCGCCAGATCGCGCAGGAGGCCCTGCGCCAGTACCGCAAACAGGGGCTGGACATCCGCCTCGGCGCGCGCGTGACCGCGTGCGCGCTCGAGGGCGGACGGGTCGATATCGACTACCAGGATGGCGAGGGCGAACATCGCGAAGTGGTGGACCGGCTGATCGTCGCCGTCGGCCGCCAGCCGAACACCGACGGCCTGTGCGCGCCCGACGCCGGCCTGCTGCTCGACAACGGCGGCTTCGTCCACGTCGACGAACAGTGCCGCACCAACCTGCCCGGCGTCTACGCCATCGGCGACCTCGTGCGCGGACCGATGCTCGCGCACAAGGGCTCGGAGGAGGGCATCATGGTCGCGGAGCTGATCGCCGGCCACAGGGCGCAGGTCAATTACGCGACGATCCCGTCGGTGATCTACACCCGCCCCGAGATCGCCTGGGCCGGACTGACCGAACAGGCCCTGAAGGCGGCGGACCGGCCGTATCGCGCCGGGGTGTTTCCCTTCGCCGCCAACGGCCGTGCCCGCGCGCTCGGCGAGACCGGCGGGTTCATCAAGGTGCTGGCGGACGCCGCCACCGACCGCATCCTCGGCGTCCACATGATCGGCGCGCACTGCTCCGAACTGCTCGCCGGCGCCGTCATCGCGATGGAATTCGGCGCCAGCAGCGAAGACCTCGCCGCCACCATGTTCGCCCACCCGACCCTGTCCGAGGCGCTGCACGAGGCGGCGCTGGATGTCGGCGGGCTGGCGATCCACCGCGCGTCACCCCGGAAGGTTAGGCGTGAAGAGTGA
- the sucC gene encoding ADP-forming succinate--CoA ligase subunit beta codes for MNLHEFQAKALLAEYGVAVPAHRVVSQADEAKAALDALGGSDWVVKAQVHAGGRGKAGGVKRVRSREEAITAIRALLGTRLVTYQTNADGQPVNEILIEKPSAVARELYLGMVVDRAQRKAVLMASTEGGVDIETVAANSPDKILRAAIHPLVGLQPYQCRELAFGLGLNGEQMKQFQTIAMGLARMFRERDLSLLEINPLAVTDAGDLLCLDAKINVDDNALYRQKPLAAQRDLRQEDAREVRAKQWDLSYIALDGDIGCMVNGAGLAMATMDLVQLHGGRPANFLDVGGTATKERVAEAFKIILDDKNVKGVLVNIFGGIVRCDIIADGVVGAVAEVGIKVPVVVRLEGTNAELGRDILRKSGLTIIAAEGLNEAAEKIVSAVKRGRP; via the coding sequence ATGAACCTCCACGAATTTCAGGCCAAGGCCCTGCTGGCCGAGTACGGCGTCGCCGTGCCCGCGCATCGCGTCGTCTCGCAGGCGGATGAAGCGAAGGCCGCACTCGACGCGCTCGGCGGCTCCGACTGGGTCGTCAAGGCGCAGGTGCACGCCGGCGGACGCGGCAAGGCCGGCGGAGTCAAACGGGTGCGCAGCCGCGAGGAAGCGATCACGGCGATCCGCGCACTGCTCGGCACGCGCCTAGTCACGTACCAGACCAATGCCGACGGCCAGCCGGTCAACGAGATCCTGATCGAGAAGCCCTCCGCCGTCGCGCGCGAGCTCTACCTCGGCATGGTCGTCGACCGCGCGCAGCGCAAGGCGGTGCTGATGGCCTCGACCGAGGGCGGCGTCGATATCGAAACAGTCGCAGCGAATTCCCCGGACAAGATCCTGCGCGCGGCCATCCATCCGCTGGTCGGCCTGCAGCCCTATCAGTGCCGCGAGCTCGCCTTCGGGCTCGGCCTGAACGGCGAGCAGATGAAGCAGTTCCAGACCATCGCGATGGGACTCGCGCGGATGTTCCGCGAGCGCGACCTCTCACTGCTCGAGATCAATCCGCTGGCCGTCACCGATGCCGGCGATCTGCTGTGCCTCGACGCCAAGATCAACGTCGACGACAACGCGCTCTACCGCCAGAAGCCGCTCGCCGCGCAGCGCGACCTGCGCCAGGAGGACGCGCGCGAGGTGCGCGCCAAGCAGTGGGACCTGAGCTACATCGCGCTCGACGGCGACATCGGCTGCATGGTCAACGGCGCCGGGCTCGCGATGGCGACCATGGACCTGGTGCAGCTGCACGGCGGCCGGCCGGCGAACTTCCTCGACGTCGGCGGTACCGCGACCAAGGAGCGCGTGGCCGAGGCGTTCAAGATCATCCTCGACGACAAAAACGTGAAGGGCGTGCTGGTCAACATCTTCGGCGGCATCGTGCGCTGCGACATCATCGCCGACGGTGTGGTCGGCGCGGTGGCGGAGGTCGGCATCAAGGTGCCGGTCGTCGTGCGCCTCGAAGGCACCAACGCCGAACTCGGGCGCGACATCCTGCGCAAGAGTGGACTCACCATCATCGCCGCCGAAGGTTTGAACGAGGCGGCAGAGAAGATCGTTTCGGCGGTGAAGCGGGGCAGGCCATGA